The Candida dubliniensis CD36 chromosome 2, complete sequence genome contains a region encoding:
- a CDS encoding membrane bound o-acyl transferase, putative has translation MISIIQDGISQLSGISGLDEANLKILICTLLSFPFSIIFKRLPDQDYTLKNIYNVAVSCFYVFGICDLRSGISTLLISATGSYFITRYVRTKSMPWINFLFLMIHMAYSHVHLQFFKEYDPKQIDITGAQMILVMKLSAFGWNIHDGKQPRSALNEFNKTRAIPRHPNVLPYIGYVFFYASLLTGPAFDYADYDKFIHGTLFDDVPEEKRPGKNKRRIPRSGVQAFKKLLLGFFWAFLLFQSDKFVTMEYMFTSDFVHYHGLFYRIIYMWILGFTFRLKYYTIWTIAEGACILCGIGYNGVDPETGEFKWNRVQNIDPWSFETGQNVHACLEAWNQNTNIWLKNYVYLRVAKPGKKPGFKSTIFTFTTSAFWHGTRPGYYLTFIVGALLQTVGKFYRRNFRPIFLEADGKTPKPTKIVYDFVCWANTQLAFGFFSQPFVILGFTKSLECWASVYYWLLWVIALSFFTFSGPFAKPVTKFFKSLQPSYRAQQRKSREDKYKLNNEEASIVEQAVGAKLGQDYDIPTLGLPPFDVFTDFDQKEVDHDIQHLRKAWTSFRGRRGSINENDFEGLKNAYNNFTNEINDIFNTKKEEFKKQKLDKQN, from the coding sequence ATGATTTCAATCATCCAAGATGGGATATCTCAGTTGCTGGGTATATCGGGTCTAGACGAGGCTAATTTAAAGATCTTGATATGTACTTTGTTGTCTTTTCCATTCAgtataattttcaaaagatTGCCAGATCAGGATTATACCTTGAAGAACATTTACAACGTAGctgtttcttgtttttatGTATTTGGTATTTGTGATTTAAGGTCTGGTATTTCAACGCTATTGATCTCGGCAACAGGATCATACTTTATTACAAGATATGTACGCACCAAATCAATGCCATGGATaaactttttatttttgatgaTTCACATGGCTTATAGTCATGTTCATTTGcaattttttaaagaataTGATCCTAAGCAGATTGATATAACTGGTGCTCAAATGATTTTGGTTATGAAATTGTCAGCATTTGGTTGGAATATACATGATGGGAAACAGCCAAGACTGGCtttgaatgaatttaaCAAGACAAGGGCTATTCCTAGGCATCCAAATGTGTTGCCATATATTGGCtatgtatttttttatgcTTCATTATTAACAGGACCAGCTTTTGATTATGCAGATTATGACAAGTTCATCCATGGAACATTGTTTGATGATGTTCCAGAAGAGAAGAGACCTgggaaaaacaaaagaagaatacCTAGATCCGGTGTTCAAGCATTTAAGAAGCTTTTGTTGGGGTTCTTTTGGGCATTCTTGTTATTCCAAAGTGACAAGTTTGTCACTATGGAGTATATGTTTACCTCTGATTTTGTGCATTATCATGGTTTGTTTTACAGAATTATTTACATGTGGATATTAGGATTCACATTTCgattaaaatattataCAATTTGGACAATTGCTGAAGGAGCTTGTATTTTGTGTGGTATTGGATACAATGGCGTGGATCCGGAAACAGGAGAGTTTAAATGGAATAGAGTTCAAAATATAGATCCTTGGTCATTTGAAACCGGACAGAATGTACACGCTTGTTTGGAGGCTTGGAATCAAAATACTAATATCTGGTTGAAAAACTACGTGTATTTGCGGGTTGCAAAACCAGGTAAGAAACCAGGATTCAAGAGCACAATTTTCACATTCACTACAAGTGCATTCTGGCACGGTACCAGACCAGGGTACTATTTGACGTTTATTGTTGGTGCCTTGTTGCAAACTGTTGGCAAATTTTATAGAAGAAACTTTAGACCTATCTTTTTGGAAGCAGATGGGAAGACACCCAAGCCTACCAAAATTGTTTATGATTTTGTATGCTGGGCCAATACCCAATTGGCATTTGGGTTTTTTTCTCAACCATTTGTGATTTTGGGATTTACAAAATCGTTAGAATGCTGGGCTTCTGTCTATTATTGGTTGTTATGGGTCATTGCGTTATCATTTTTCACTTTTAGTGGACCATTTGCAAAACCCGTGactaaatttttcaaatcattacaACCATCGTACAGAGCACAACAACGTAAATCAAGGGAAGATAAATACAAGTTGAATAATGAGGAGGCAAGCATTGTCGAACAAGCTGTTGGTGCTAAATTAGGGCAAGACTATGATATCCCCACCCTTGGATTGCCTCCGTTTGATGTGTTTACGGATTTTGATCAGAAAGAAGTTGATCATGATATACAGCACTTGCGCAAGGCATGGACATCATTTAGAGGGCGTAGAGGGTCTATTAATGAGAACGATTTCGAAGGGTTGAAGAACGcttataataatttcaccaatgaaattaatgacATATTTAATACTAAAAAGGAAGAAttcaagaaacaaaaacttGACAAAcagaattaa
- a CDS encoding TFIID subunit, putative (Similar to S. cerevisiae TAF4) produces the protein MASTPQEPSNLKRELDNGEDSNSPNKKSKTEARPENQNSLESDFNGLPEALLQTETNGASPAATPIDTSNVSNTKDRDHDTSKLNDAIAAAGVDIQQEEEILLQQQLNRKSAEGIASNLKSVIRSSKSPPFLNNYHLAAFIDKVAKQNGIQQNFLMDGEMLELISAACETWLSNLATKTIILSRHRRRGIPVINKKSGSSSVPRSEISKELRSLALKQKEMEEKRVNKRVMLGLEKSTKDASKNDENGESKAGAEETLHRAANATAAMMTMNPGRKKYSWMTSSTTVGGGSDFGKSSSGTSKDSGKLQSPIISVRGDNGLRFREIRSGNSIIMKDLLGAIEDEKMGTRNAVIKGYAKLKD, from the coding sequence ATGGCCAGTACACCTCAAGAACCGTCCAATTTGAAGAGAGAGTTAGATAATGGTGAGGATTCCAACTCACCGAacaaaaaatccaaaacaGAGGCCAGACCGGAAAACCAGAACTCATTGGAGTCTGATTTCAATGGCTTACCAGAGGCTTTACTACAAACTGAAACAAATGGAGCATCACCAGCAGCAACACCAATTGATACCTCTAATGTATCGAATACAAAGGATCGTGATCATGATACGTCCAAATTGAATGATGCGATTGCGGCTGCAGGAGTTGATattcaacaagaagaagagatattattacaacaacaattgaatagAAAATCAGCAGAAGGTATTGCCAGTAATTTAAAAAGTGTGATCAGGTCTAGTAAATCACCTccatttttgaataattatcatttaGCAGCTTTTATAGATAAAGTAGCTAAACAAAACggaattcaacaaaatttcTTAATGGATGGCGAGATGTTGGAGTTGATTTCGGCTGCCTGTGAGACTTGGCTAAGTAATCTagcaacaaaaacaataattttgtCACGTCATAGGAGAAGGGGAATACCTGTTATTAATAAGAAATCAGGAAGTAGCTCTGTTCCAAGATCAGAAATTTCCAAAGAATTGAGAAGTTTGGctttaaaacaaaaagaaatggaaGAGAAACGAGTGAATAAAAGAGTGATGTTGGGGTTAGAGAAAAGTACTAAAGATGCATCTAAAAATGACGAAAACGGTGAATCAAAGGCTGGTGCTGAAGAAACGTTACATCGCGCAGCAAACGCTACGGCTGCAATGATGACCATGAATCCGGGGAGAAAGAAATATAGTTGGATGACCTCAAGTACTACAGTAGGAGGCGGGTCAGACTTTGGGAAATCCAGTAGTGGCACATCTAAGGACTCGGGAAAACTTCAGAGCCCTATTATTTCCGTGCGTGGTGATAATGGTCTTAGATTTCGAGAAATAAGGTCTGGTAATTCCATAATTATGAAGGATTTGCTAGGAGcaattgaagatgaaaaaatGGGTACTAGAAATGCTGTAATAAAAGGTTATGccaaattgaaagattGA
- a CDS encoding RNA terminal phosphate cyclase-like protein, putative (Similar to S. cerevisiae RCL1), protein MTSVTPKKIIIFEGHRNFRLRLVLATLSGKPIKITKIRSQDLNPGLKDHEVSFLRLLEAVTNGSHIEISYTGTTIIYRPGIIIGGDLTHNCPDTKSIGYFIEPMLMLAPFSKKKFSIIFKGLTNMPGNDTGVDAIKWGLLPVMEKFGVREVSLHILKRGSAPLGGGEVHLLCNSLIPQPLTLHALDVPKFSAIRGVAYCTRVSPSIVNRMIDSARAVLKPTGCEVNITADVWRGENSGKSPGFGITLVAESKRGWRIVTENVGSAGSLPEDAGELTAYQLLEEITNSGVVGRYQLPLALVYMTIGKEDIGRLKIQKNEIDENLVFVLRDIQEVFGTEAFFKDDAEELDGDDKYMTISIKGVGFTNVSKKIA, encoded by the coding sequence ATGACCAGTGTTACTCCcaaaaagataataatatttgaagGACACAGGAATTTTAGATTAAGATTGGTGCTAGCCACATTGTCGGGGAAACCTATTAAAATTACCAAAATTCGATCCCAAGACTTGAATCCAGGTTTGAAAGATCACGAAGTTTCTTTTCTCAGATTACTAGAAGCCGTAACCAATGGATCACATATTGAAATCTCATATACGGGTACAACAATCATTTATAGACCCGGCATTATAATAGGTGGAGATCTTACTCACAATTGTCCTGATACAAAATCTATCGGATATTTCATTGAACCAATGTTAATGTTGGCACCATTttctaaaaagaaatttagcattattttcaaaggATTAACTAATATGCCAGGGAATGACACTGGTGTTGATGCCATTAAATGGGGATTATTGCCAGTAATGGAAAAGTTTGGCGTGAGGGAAGTTTCATTGCATATATTAAAAAGAGGATCTGCCCCATTAGGTGGAGGCGAAGTGCACTTGTTATGTAACTCTTTGATTCCGCAACCATTAACTCTTCATGCATTAGATGTTCCTAAATTTTCTGCCATCAGAGGCGTTGCTTATTGTACAAGAGTTTCCCCATCGATTGTTAATAGAATGATTGATTCAGCAAGAGCAGTTTTGAAACCCACAGGATGTGAAGTTAACATCACTGCAGATGTCTGGAGAGGTGAAAATTCAGGAAAGTCACCAGGATTTGGAATCACTTTGGTTGCTGAGCTGAAGCGTGGTTGGAGAATTGTTACTGAGAATGTTGGTTCTGCTGGGAGTTTACCAGAAGATGCAGGTGAGTTAACTGCTTACCAGTTGCTAGAGGAAATAACAAATAGTGGAGTTGTTGGGAGATACCAGTTACCATTAGCACTTGTGTATATGACTATTGGAAAAGAAGATATTGGTCGCTTGAAAATTCAAAAGAATGAGATTGACGAGAATTTGGTGTTTGTGCTCAGAGATATACAAGAAGTTTTTGGCACTGAAgcatttttcaaagatgACGCAGAAGAGCTCGATGGTGATGACAAGTATATGACCATTTCTATCAAGGGAGTAGGGTTCACCAATGTTTCTAAAAAAATAGCTTGA
- a CDS encoding Non-SMC subunit of the condensin complex, putative (Similar to S. cerevisiae YCS4), which yields MDFNLSSYFNAFDVDKDYQIEFSDVDSKLDAITDSLANNPESLNYNQELLEDLVELTHGFRVLEEKKRHQLAYLITSSLNAVGQSYDNVIQAGDFLDNVDTIKSTLERYGYLIFVLLKYLGKEDFSQVGNARSQKAVPREVLARWKSNCTEVENGLTAVITILNLDLSKVFVTTPERDSFVELFSRPIINLMESPERMKLVPIKLLIFKALCIAVTKHKHGSMLQHSIIQCLTYYAHLPQYMAGLLHTLTEKYDYMVLTEEILREISQTHFNSNDTNGPKAVSEFLIKLSELSPRLILRQMTSISQLLDNSNQTLRCSVVEACGNIVVDILKNSTKDQGEDEDADYYRHQVVKLLNLLEERFLDQNPYVRTKAFQALSKVADLKVKLTERRQKMMMLAVRSLEDRSTLVRRNAIKLMSKLILNHQFQGSHGTQLALTFWKRKLDDAEAELMKYIPADAQPRTEQSDSSGVEDNGNELDKVEQEEDSNEREETIKEGEPIMDIDKENVSEEGEGEGDIVANTSSFNDNLPDATVLARVKLTTNYYKDAVDFVEAVHHGTEVISGLLFSKNRNEAIDAMDFLVLADAYGIENSHIGIRKMLHLVWMKGSSDEGKSVPAHLIDCYKSLFLIAPASASKIEKATYIAKNLIGLTLKASVADLASLEKLLGLMYAAMMINFEVINVLWQIYNLNDRSEEVRKQKRGAIIILGMLSLEDNQIAVKGFDSLLNIGLGEEGKDDLILGRYTCIALQRVISADAKKNSTVVKIPREEEAIAKFKQILIDYNENPEWYSISEEAIDAIFQLSSEPDRVCSDVIKSKAIAVFDDSKASVENPGIALSQLLFIAGHVAIKTIVFLEKLEGQFKKKKHEAESKKGTGISNNGGAGGAGSAAAASGGAADTQEEANEENELEMIGGTSEDDFADAVVHVKERELLYGDYSLLGRFGPLVKEICAHPKQFPNLRLQRSAVLCLAKLMCVSSIYCEENLPLLLQIMEKSDDPVTRCNCVLGLGDVAVCFNNIVDENTEYIYSRLTDENIMVQRTCLMTVTFLILAGQVKVKGQLSSMAKCLENPDQSISDMCRLFFAELATKDNAIYNGFIDIFSGLSNDQTLAKDEMKRIIRFLVGFIDKEKHQKQLAEKLLARLPKCQSENQWQDVAFVLQTIPYKNDAITAALEEGFTLVSAKH from the coding sequence ATGGATTTCAATCTTTCATCATATTTCAACGCGTTTGATGTTGATAAGGATTATCAAATAGAGTTTTCTGATGTGGATTCAAAATTAGATGCTATTACAGATTCTTTGGCAAACAATCCCGAATCCCTAAATTATAACCAGgaattattagaagatCTTGTTGAGTTGACACATGGATTTAGAGTGTTGGAGGAAAAAAAGCGTCATCAGTTAGCATATCTTattacttcttctttaaaTGCTGTTGGACAATCATATGATAACGTAATCCAGGCTGGTGATTTTCTCGACAATGTTGATACTATCAAGTCAACTTTAGAAAGATATGGctatttgatatttgttCTTTTGAAGTATCTCGGGAAAGAGGATTTCTCACAGGTTGGCAATGCAAGATCACAGAAAGCTGTTCCTCGGGAAGTATTGGCTAGAtggaaatcaaattgtaCTGAAGTCGAGAATGGTTTGACTGCAGTTATAACTATCTTGAACCTTGACTTGAGTAAAGTATTTGTCACAACCCCTGAACGGGATTCATTTGTGGAATTGTTTTCCAGACCgattattaatttgatGGAAAGCCCAGAGAGAATGAAGTTGGTACCtattaaattgttgattttcaaGGCCTTGTGCATTGCTGTCACCAAACATAAACATGGATCTATGCTTCAGCACTCCATCATTCAATGTCTCACGTATTATGCTCATTTGCCACAGTATATGGCAGGATTACTACATACATTGACAGAAAAATACGATTATATGGTTTTAACTGAAGAAATATTACGAGAGATTTCCCAAACTCATTTCAACTCAAATGATACCAACGGTCCGAAAGCAGTATCTGAATTTCTTATCAAGTTGTCAGAGTTGAGTCCAAGGTTAATTTTGCGTCAGATGACAAGTATCTCACAGTTATTGGATAATAGTAATCAAACATTAAGATGCTCGGTTGTGGAAGCATGTGGTaacattgttgttgatattctAAAAAATAGTACTAAAGATCAAggtgaagatgaagatgcaGATTATTATAGACACCAGGTCGTCAAACTCTTGAATTTGTTAGAAGAGAGATTTTTGGACCAGAATCCCTATGTGCGTACAAAGGCATTCCAAGCTTTGTCTAAAGTCGCTGATCTAAAAGTCAAATTAACTGAACGAAGAcagaaaatgatgatgttggCTGTAAGGTCACTCGAAGATAGAAGTACTTTGGTCAGAAGAAATGCCATTAAATTGATGTCTAAATTAATACTTAATCACCAATTTCAAGGTTCTCACGGAACACAGTTGGCATTGACATTCTGGAAACGAAAATTAGACGATGCCGAAGCGGAACTAATGAAATACATACCTGCAGATGCCCAACCTAGGACTGAACAATCAGACTCCAGTGGTGTCGAAGATAATGGAAATGAATTGGATAAAGTAGAGCAAGAGGAGGATCTGAACGAAAGAGAAGAAACCATTAAGGAAGGTGAACCAATAATGGACATTGATAAAGAGAATGTTTCGGAAGAAGGTGAAGGTGAAGGTGATATTGTTGCCAACACATCATcttttaatgataatttacCGGATGCAACTGTCTTGGCAAGGGTTAAATTAACTACCAACTATTATAAAGATGCTGTGGATTTTGTTGAAGCTGTCCATCATGGAACTGAAGTTATTTCTGGgttattattttctaaGAATAGAAATGAGGCGATAGATGCAATGGATTTCCTTGTTTTGGCAGATGCTTACGGTATCGAAAACTCGCACATTGGTATCAGAAAAATGCTTCATTTGGTTTGGATGAAAGGGTCTTCTGATGAAGGAAAATCGGTACCTGCacatttaattgattgctACAAGTCATTGTTCTTGATAGCTCCAGCTTCTGCCAGTAAGATTGAGAAAGCTACTTATATTGCCAAGAATTTAATTGGTTTGACCTTGAAAGCTTCTGTAGCAGATTTGGCTTCATTAGAGAAGTTGTTGGGTCTTATGTATGCGGCAATGATGATCAATTTTGAAGTTATTAACGTATTGTGGCAAATTTATAACCTCAATGATCGCAGTGAGGAAGTGAGGAAACAGAAACGAGGAGCTATCATTATTTTGGGGATGCTTTCTCTTGAAGACAATCAGATTGCCGTTAAGGGCTTTGACTCCTTATTGAATATTGGATTGGGTGAGGAAGGTAAAGACGATTTGATCCTTGGTAGGTATACGTGTATTGCGTTACAACGTGTTATATCAGCAGACGCAAAGAAAAATTCTACTGTGGTCAAAATTCcaagagaagaagaagcgATAGCTaaattcaaacaaattttaattgattataatgaAAATCCAGAATGGTATTCTATTAGTGAAGAAGCAATTGATGCTATTTTTCAACTATCATCAGAGCCTGACAGGGTTTGTTCAGATGTTATCAAAAGTAAAGCGATTGCTGTTTTCGATGACAGTAAAGCTTCCGTGGAGAATCCGGGTATTGCATTGTCTCAGTTGCTATTTATTGCTGGGCATGTTGCAATCAAGACAATTGTTTTTCTAGAGAAACTTGAAGGACaattcaaaaagaaaaagcatGAAGCTGAATCGAAAAAGGGTACTGGAATTTCCAACAATGGTGGTGCTGGTGGTGCTGGTagtgctgctgctgcttcTGGTGGTGCTGCTGACACTCAAGAGGAAGCAAATGAAGAGAACGAGTTGGAAATGATTGGAGGTACTTCCGAAGATGATTTTGCTGATGCCGTCGTACATGTCAAAGAACGAGAATTACTCTATGGTGATTATTCATTATTGGGAAGATTTGGACCTTTAGTGAAAGAAATTTGTGCACACCCTAAacaatttccaaatttgaGGTTGCAACGCTCTGCTGTACTTTGTTTGGCTAAATTGATGTGTGTTTCATCGATCTATTGTGAGGAGAATTTGCCATTATTACTTCAAATTATGGAAAAATCAGATGATCCTGTCACTCGATGCAACTGTGTACTTGGTTTGGGAGATGTGGCTGTTTGTTTTAACAATATTGTGGACGAAAATACGGAATACATATACAGTCGTCTTACCGATGAGAATATTATGGTGCAAAGAACATGTTTGATGACAGTCACATTTTTGATCCTTGCCGGTCAAGTGAAGGTAAAGGGTCAATTGTCGTCTATGGCCAAGTGTTTGGAAAATCCAGATCAAAGTATAAGTGACATGTGTAGATTATTCTTTGCAGAATTGGCTACCAAAGACAATGCAATTTACAATGGATTCATTGATATTTTCAGTGGGTTGTCTAATGACCAAACCTTGGCCAAAGATGAGATGAAACGAATTATACGATTCTTGGTCGGgtttattgataaagaaaagCATCAGAAGCAATTGGCAGAAAAGTTGTTGGCAAGGTTACCAAAGTGTCAACTGGAAAATCAATGGCAAGATGTGGCTTTTGTTTTACAAACTATTCCTTACAAAAACGATGCTATTACTGCTGCCTTAGAAGAAGGTTTCACGTTGGTTCTGGCCAAGCATTAG